The Balaenoptera acutorostrata chromosome 15, mBalAcu1.1, whole genome shotgun sequence genome contains a region encoding:
- the ZNF853 gene encoding zinc finger protein 853 isoform X2 yields MEVGPATKTFVLELRCLEDGGSGPDTLSGGSGGSESQEEEEAQERNSSPPRPAVSAPTGAGATAEGAPPEQQELQPQQLEQQPELQQQSQQEQLQQLQPRDHVSGHQPNSQQQQQQQDGQEQLPRPQPEKPQSVQQEPLKPQLQLMQQQKQLQEQHRQEHQLSQQQQEQFQQQQDGQQQLPRQQPELQENPQSVQYEQRKPQPQRLQQQEQSQERQVQEQQLSQQQREQLQSQQLPPQQQQLQQQLQQEQSQLQQQEQSQQQQTQLQPQQEQLQLQQQQQLQLQQQQLQQQQQLQQQQLQLQQQEQLQQLQQQQLQQQRLLQQQQEQLQQQLLQQQQEQLQLLQQQQEQLQQQLLQQQQLQQQQLLQQQQEQLQQQQLQPRPLEPEEEEEEVELELLPVDLGSEQELARQQELERQQEQRQLQLKLQEQLQQLEKQLEQQEVQLELSPVELGAPPPELQLELTPVPPELQLELVPAAGGGAAAVPGTPAAVVVAPPGYVVLQELMVLPAVSAPSVVAIPGPAGSAALTPARQRRRRRARDRPTICGECGKGFSRSTDLVRHQATHTGERPHRCGECGKSFSQHSNLVTHQRIHTGEKPYACPYCAKRFSESSALVQHQRTHTGERPYACGDCGKRFSVSSNLLRHRRTHSGERPYVCEDCGERFRHKVQIRRHERQLHGAGRSRGLGLLRGARAAAGGAPRAEQAADKAP; encoded by the exons ATGGAGGTAGGGCCAGCAACGAAGACCTTCGTGCTGGAGCTTCGGTGTCTTGAAGATGGGGGCTCAGGGCCTGACACCCTCTCAG GTGGCAGCGGTGGGAGTGAGagtcaggaggaggaagaggctcAGGAGAGGAACAGCAGCCCACCGCGGCCAGCAGTCTCAGCCCCGACGGGGGCCGGTGCAACCGCTGAGGGAGCCCCGCCAGAACAGCAGGAGTTGCAACCCCAACAGTTAGAACAGCAGCCAGAGCTGCAGCAGCAGTCACAGCAGGAGCAGCTGCAACAGCTGCAGCCACGAGACCACGTGTCAGGGCATCAGCCAAACtcgcagcagcaacagcagcagcaagacGGGCAAGAGCAGCTGCCTCGACCACAGCCGGAAAAACCCCAATCTGTGCAACAGGAGCCACTGAAACCGCAGCTGCAGCTGATGCAACAGCAGAAACAGTTACAAGAGCAGCACAGGCAAGAGCACCAGCTGTCACAGCAACAGCAGGAACAGTTCCAGCAGCAGCAAGATGGGCAACAGCAGCTGCCTCGACAGCAGCCAGAACTACAGGAAAACCCCCAATCTGTGCAATATGAGCAGCGGAAACCACAGCCGCAGCGGCTGCAACAGCAGGAACAATCACAGGAGCGGCAAGTGCAAGAACAGCAGCTGTCACAGCAACAGCGGGAACAGTTACAATCTCAGCAGCTGCCACCACAACAGCAGCAGTTGCAACAGCAGTTACAGCAGGAACAGTCACAGCTGCAGCAGCAGGAACAGTCACAGCAACAGCAGACACAGTTACAACCGCAGCAGGAACAGTtacagctgcagcagcagcaacagttACAGCTGCAGCAGCAACAgttacagcagcagcagcagctgcagcagcaacaGTTACAGCTGCAGCAGCAGGAACAGttgcagcagctgcagcagcaacaGTTGCAGCAGCAGCGGCTGTTGCAGCAGCAGCAAGAACAGTTACAGCAGCAGCTGTTGCAGCAGCAGCAAGAGCAGTTGCAGCTATTGCAGCAGCAGCAAGAACAGTTACAGCAGCAGCTGTTGCAGCAGCAGCAgttacagcagcagcagctgctgcagcagcagcaagaacagttgcagcagcagcagctgcagccccGGCCACTGgagccagaggaggaggaggaagaggtggagCTGGAGCTCCTGCCGGTGGACCTGGGGTCGGAGCAGGAGCTGGCGCGGCAGCAGGAGCTGGAGCGGCAGCAGGAACAGCGGCAGCTGCAGCTCAAACTGCAGGAGCAACTGCAGCAGCTGGAGAAGCAGCTGGAGCAGCAGGAGGTGCAGCTGGAGCTGAGCCCGGTGGAGCTGGGGGCCCCGCCGCCGGAGCTGCAGCTGGAGCTGACCCCCGTGCCGCCGGAGCTGCAGCTGGAGCTGGTGCCCGCCGCGGGGGGCGGCGCTGCCGCCGTCCCGGGGACGCCCGCCGCGGTCGTGGTGGCGCCCCCGGGCTACGTGGTGCTGCAGGAGCTCATGGTGCTGCCGGCCGTGTCGGCGCCGTCGGTGGTGGCCATCCCGGGCCCGGCGGGCAGCGCGGCCCTGACGCCGGcccggcagcggcggcggcggcgcgcccGGGACCGGCCGACCATCTGCGGGGAGTGCGGCAAGGGCTTCAGCCGCAGCACGGACCTGGTGCGGCACCAGGCCACGCACACGGGCGAGCGGCCGCACCGCTGCGGTGAGTGCGGCAAGAGCTTCTCGCAGCACTCGAATCTGGTGACGCACCAGCGCATCCACACGGGCGAGAAGCCCTACGCGTGCCCGTACTGCGCCAAGCGCTTCAGCGAGAGCTCGGCGCTCGTGCAGCACCAGCGCACGCACACGGGCGAGCGGCCCTACGCCTGCGGCGACTGCGGCAAGCGCTTCAGCGTCTCGTCCAACCTGCTGCGCCACCGCCGCACGCACTCGGGCGAGCGGCCTTACGTGTGCGAGGACTGCGGCGAGCGCTTCCGCCACAAGGTGCAGATCCGCCGCCACGAGCGCCAGCTGCACGGCGCCGGCCGCTCCCGGGGCCTGGGCCTGCTCCGCGGCGCGCGCGCGGCCGCCGGCGGGGCCCCGCGCGCCGAGCAGGCTGCGGACAAGGCGCCGTGA
- the ZNF853 gene encoding zinc finger protein 853 isoform X1: MLHQLAPWDLGLTARMEVGPATKTFVLELRCLEDGGSGPDTLSGGSGGSESQEEEEAQERNSSPPRPAVSAPTGAGATAEGAPPEQQELQPQQLEQQPELQQQSQQEQLQQLQPRDHVSGHQPNSQQQQQQQDGQEQLPRPQPEKPQSVQQEPLKPQLQLMQQQKQLQEQHRQEHQLSQQQQEQFQQQQDGQQQLPRQQPELQENPQSVQYEQRKPQPQRLQQQEQSQERQVQEQQLSQQQREQLQSQQLPPQQQQLQQQLQQEQSQLQQQEQSQQQQTQLQPQQEQLQLQQQQQLQLQQQQLQQQQQLQQQQLQLQQQEQLQQLQQQQLQQQRLLQQQQEQLQQQLLQQQQEQLQLLQQQQEQLQQQLLQQQQLQQQQLLQQQQEQLQQQQLQPRPLEPEEEEEEVELELLPVDLGSEQELARQQELERQQEQRQLQLKLQEQLQQLEKQLEQQEVQLELSPVELGAPPPELQLELTPVPPELQLELVPAAGGGAAAVPGTPAAVVVAPPGYVVLQELMVLPAVSAPSVVAIPGPAGSAALTPARQRRRRRARDRPTICGECGKGFSRSTDLVRHQATHTGERPHRCGECGKSFSQHSNLVTHQRIHTGEKPYACPYCAKRFSESSALVQHQRTHTGERPYACGDCGKRFSVSSNLLRHRRTHSGERPYVCEDCGERFRHKVQIRRHERQLHGAGRSRGLGLLRGARAAAGGAPRAEQAADKAP; encoded by the exons ATGCTGCACCAG CTGGCTCCCTGGGATCTCGGTCTGACTGCCAGGATGGAGGTAGGGCCAGCAACGAAGACCTTCGTGCTGGAGCTTCGGTGTCTTGAAGATGGGGGCTCAGGGCCTGACACCCTCTCAG GTGGCAGCGGTGGGAGTGAGagtcaggaggaggaagaggctcAGGAGAGGAACAGCAGCCCACCGCGGCCAGCAGTCTCAGCCCCGACGGGGGCCGGTGCAACCGCTGAGGGAGCCCCGCCAGAACAGCAGGAGTTGCAACCCCAACAGTTAGAACAGCAGCCAGAGCTGCAGCAGCAGTCACAGCAGGAGCAGCTGCAACAGCTGCAGCCACGAGACCACGTGTCAGGGCATCAGCCAAACtcgcagcagcaacagcagcagcaagacGGGCAAGAGCAGCTGCCTCGACCACAGCCGGAAAAACCCCAATCTGTGCAACAGGAGCCACTGAAACCGCAGCTGCAGCTGATGCAACAGCAGAAACAGTTACAAGAGCAGCACAGGCAAGAGCACCAGCTGTCACAGCAACAGCAGGAACAGTTCCAGCAGCAGCAAGATGGGCAACAGCAGCTGCCTCGACAGCAGCCAGAACTACAGGAAAACCCCCAATCTGTGCAATATGAGCAGCGGAAACCACAGCCGCAGCGGCTGCAACAGCAGGAACAATCACAGGAGCGGCAAGTGCAAGAACAGCAGCTGTCACAGCAACAGCGGGAACAGTTACAATCTCAGCAGCTGCCACCACAACAGCAGCAGTTGCAACAGCAGTTACAGCAGGAACAGTCACAGCTGCAGCAGCAGGAACAGTCACAGCAACAGCAGACACAGTTACAACCGCAGCAGGAACAGTtacagctgcagcagcagcaacagttACAGCTGCAGCAGCAACAgttacagcagcagcagcagctgcagcagcaacaGTTACAGCTGCAGCAGCAGGAACAGttgcagcagctgcagcagcaacaGTTGCAGCAGCAGCGGCTGTTGCAGCAGCAGCAAGAACAGTTACAGCAGCAGCTGTTGCAGCAGCAGCAAGAGCAGTTGCAGCTATTGCAGCAGCAGCAAGAACAGTTACAGCAGCAGCTGTTGCAGCAGCAGCAgttacagcagcagcagctgctgcagcagcagcaagaacagttgcagcagcagcagctgcagccccGGCCACTGgagccagaggaggaggaggaagaggtggagCTGGAGCTCCTGCCGGTGGACCTGGGGTCGGAGCAGGAGCTGGCGCGGCAGCAGGAGCTGGAGCGGCAGCAGGAACAGCGGCAGCTGCAGCTCAAACTGCAGGAGCAACTGCAGCAGCTGGAGAAGCAGCTGGAGCAGCAGGAGGTGCAGCTGGAGCTGAGCCCGGTGGAGCTGGGGGCCCCGCCGCCGGAGCTGCAGCTGGAGCTGACCCCCGTGCCGCCGGAGCTGCAGCTGGAGCTGGTGCCCGCCGCGGGGGGCGGCGCTGCCGCCGTCCCGGGGACGCCCGCCGCGGTCGTGGTGGCGCCCCCGGGCTACGTGGTGCTGCAGGAGCTCATGGTGCTGCCGGCCGTGTCGGCGCCGTCGGTGGTGGCCATCCCGGGCCCGGCGGGCAGCGCGGCCCTGACGCCGGcccggcagcggcggcggcggcgcgcccGGGACCGGCCGACCATCTGCGGGGAGTGCGGCAAGGGCTTCAGCCGCAGCACGGACCTGGTGCGGCACCAGGCCACGCACACGGGCGAGCGGCCGCACCGCTGCGGTGAGTGCGGCAAGAGCTTCTCGCAGCACTCGAATCTGGTGACGCACCAGCGCATCCACACGGGCGAGAAGCCCTACGCGTGCCCGTACTGCGCCAAGCGCTTCAGCGAGAGCTCGGCGCTCGTGCAGCACCAGCGCACGCACACGGGCGAGCGGCCCTACGCCTGCGGCGACTGCGGCAAGCGCTTCAGCGTCTCGTCCAACCTGCTGCGCCACCGCCGCACGCACTCGGGCGAGCGGCCTTACGTGTGCGAGGACTGCGGCGAGCGCTTCCGCCACAAGGTGCAGATCCGCCGCCACGAGCGCCAGCTGCACGGCGCCGGCCGCTCCCGGGGCCTGGGCCTGCTCCGCGGCGCGCGCGCGGCCGCCGGCGGGGCCCCGCGCGCCGAGCAGGCTGCGGACAAGGCGCCGTGA
- the ZNF853 gene encoding zinc finger protein 853 isoform X3, whose product MQQQKQLQEQHRQEHQLSQQQQEQFQQQQDGQQQLPRQQPELQENPQSVQYEQRKPQPQRLQQQEQSQERQVQEQQLSQQQREQLQSQQLPPQQQQLQQQLQQEQSQLQQQEQSQQQQTQLQPQQEQLQLQQQQQLQLQQQQLQQQQQLQQQQLQLQQQEQLQQLQQQQLQQQRLLQQQQEQLQQQLLQQQQEQLQLLQQQQEQLQQQLLQQQQLQQQQLLQQQQEQLQQQQLQPRPLEPEEEEEEVELELLPVDLGSEQELARQQELERQQEQRQLQLKLQEQLQQLEKQLEQQEVQLELSPVELGAPPPELQLELTPVPPELQLELVPAAGGGAAAVPGTPAAVVVAPPGYVVLQELMVLPAVSAPSVVAIPGPAGSAALTPARQRRRRRARDRPTICGECGKGFSRSTDLVRHQATHTGERPHRCGECGKSFSQHSNLVTHQRIHTGEKPYACPYCAKRFSESSALVQHQRTHTGERPYACGDCGKRFSVSSNLLRHRRTHSGERPYVCEDCGERFRHKVQIRRHERQLHGAGRSRGLGLLRGARAAAGGAPRAEQAADKAP is encoded by the coding sequence ATGCAACAGCAGAAACAGTTACAAGAGCAGCACAGGCAAGAGCACCAGCTGTCACAGCAACAGCAGGAACAGTTCCAGCAGCAGCAAGATGGGCAACAGCAGCTGCCTCGACAGCAGCCAGAACTACAGGAAAACCCCCAATCTGTGCAATATGAGCAGCGGAAACCACAGCCGCAGCGGCTGCAACAGCAGGAACAATCACAGGAGCGGCAAGTGCAAGAACAGCAGCTGTCACAGCAACAGCGGGAACAGTTACAATCTCAGCAGCTGCCACCACAACAGCAGCAGTTGCAACAGCAGTTACAGCAGGAACAGTCACAGCTGCAGCAGCAGGAACAGTCACAGCAACAGCAGACACAGTTACAACCGCAGCAGGAACAGTtacagctgcagcagcagcaacagttACAGCTGCAGCAGCAACAgttacagcagcagcagcagctgcagcagcaacaGTTACAGCTGCAGCAGCAGGAACAGttgcagcagctgcagcagcaacaGTTGCAGCAGCAGCGGCTGTTGCAGCAGCAGCAAGAACAGTTACAGCAGCAGCTGTTGCAGCAGCAGCAAGAGCAGTTGCAGCTATTGCAGCAGCAGCAAGAACAGTTACAGCAGCAGCTGTTGCAGCAGCAGCAgttacagcagcagcagctgctgcagcagcagcaagaacagttgcagcagcagcagctgcagccccGGCCACTGgagccagaggaggaggaggaagaggtggagCTGGAGCTCCTGCCGGTGGACCTGGGGTCGGAGCAGGAGCTGGCGCGGCAGCAGGAGCTGGAGCGGCAGCAGGAACAGCGGCAGCTGCAGCTCAAACTGCAGGAGCAACTGCAGCAGCTGGAGAAGCAGCTGGAGCAGCAGGAGGTGCAGCTGGAGCTGAGCCCGGTGGAGCTGGGGGCCCCGCCGCCGGAGCTGCAGCTGGAGCTGACCCCCGTGCCGCCGGAGCTGCAGCTGGAGCTGGTGCCCGCCGCGGGGGGCGGCGCTGCCGCCGTCCCGGGGACGCCCGCCGCGGTCGTGGTGGCGCCCCCGGGCTACGTGGTGCTGCAGGAGCTCATGGTGCTGCCGGCCGTGTCGGCGCCGTCGGTGGTGGCCATCCCGGGCCCGGCGGGCAGCGCGGCCCTGACGCCGGcccggcagcggcggcggcggcgcgcccGGGACCGGCCGACCATCTGCGGGGAGTGCGGCAAGGGCTTCAGCCGCAGCACGGACCTGGTGCGGCACCAGGCCACGCACACGGGCGAGCGGCCGCACCGCTGCGGTGAGTGCGGCAAGAGCTTCTCGCAGCACTCGAATCTGGTGACGCACCAGCGCATCCACACGGGCGAGAAGCCCTACGCGTGCCCGTACTGCGCCAAGCGCTTCAGCGAGAGCTCGGCGCTCGTGCAGCACCAGCGCACGCACACGGGCGAGCGGCCCTACGCCTGCGGCGACTGCGGCAAGCGCTTCAGCGTCTCGTCCAACCTGCTGCGCCACCGCCGCACGCACTCGGGCGAGCGGCCTTACGTGTGCGAGGACTGCGGCGAGCGCTTCCGCCACAAGGTGCAGATCCGCCGCCACGAGCGCCAGCTGCACGGCGCCGGCCGCTCCCGGGGCCTGGGCCTGCTCCGCGGCGCGCGCGCGGCCGCCGGCGGGGCCCCGCGCGCCGAGCAGGCTGCGGACAAGGCGCCGTGA